A DNA window from Loxodonta africana isolate mLoxAfr1 chromosome 7, mLoxAfr1.hap2, whole genome shotgun sequence contains the following coding sequences:
- the LOC135232108 gene encoding olfactory receptor 8K3-like — protein sequence MDKHNLTVLNEFILTGITDRPELQAPLFGLFLIIYVISVVGNLGIIILTKMDSRLQTPMYFFLRHLAITDLGYSTAMGPKMLANFVVDENKISYYFCATQLAFIILFINGELFILSAMSYDRYVAICNPLLYSVTMSQRVCWVLVAILYLYCAFVSLLITIMIFNFSFSGFNVISHFYCDPNPLLSLLCSNTHEIQLILLIAASIDVITSPVIVLVSYRLVLVAIVRMNSAVGRHKALSTCGSHLTAVIVFYETLIFMYMQPKSSHSFDGDKVASIFYTLVIPMLNPLIYSLRSKDVKYALHRTCKKICNIFSKV from the coding sequence ATGGACAAACACAATCTAACAGTGCTGAATGAATTCATTCTGACGGGAATCACAGACCGCCCAGAGCTGCAGGCGCCATTGTTCGGGCTATTCCTCATCATCTACGTGATCTCAGTGGTGGGTAACTtgggcatcatcatcctcaccaagatGGATTCCAGGCTACAaactcccatgtacttttttctcagacacctggctatcactgatcttgGTTATTCAACAGCCATGGGACCCAAAATGCTAGCCAATTTTGTTGTGGATGAAAACAAAatctcctattatttttgtgctaCACAGCTAGCTTTCATTATTTTGTTCATAAATGGTGAACTTTTCATTCTATCAgcaatgtcctatgaccgctatgtggccatctgtaaccctctgctctactCAGTCACCATGTCACAAAGGGTGTGTTGGGTGCTGGTGGCAATCCTCTATCTTTATTGTGCATTTGTTTCACTTCTTATCACCATAATGatttttaatttctccttctctggcttcaatgtcatcagtcatttCTACTGTGACCCGAACCCTTTGTTATCTTTGCTCTGCTCAAACACACATGAAATTCAATTGATCCTTCTCATCGCAGCATCTATTGATGTGATTACATCCCCTGTAATAGTGCTTGTTTCCTACCGGCTTGTTCTTGTAGCCATTGTCAGGATGAACTCAGCTGTGGGCAGGCACAAGGCCTTGTCCACCTGTGGATCCCACCTGACGGCAGTGATAGTGTTCTATGAGACCTTAATCTTTATGTACATGCAGCCCAAGTCCAGTCATTCCTTTGATGGTGATAAAGTAGCTTCCATATTTTATACCCTGGTtatccccatgttgaatcccttgattTATAGCTTAAGGAGCAAAGACGTAAAATATGCCCTACATAGGACATGTAAAAAAATATGCAACATCTTTTCTAAAGTTTGA
- the LOC135232109 gene encoding olfactory receptor 8K3-like, which yields MDKHNLTVPNEFILTGITDRPELQAPLFGLFLIIYMISVVGNLGIIILTKMDSRLQTPMYFFLRQLAITDLGYSTAVGPKMLANFIVDENTISCYFCATQLVFVIMFITSEFFILSAMSYDRYVAICNPLCYTIIMSQRACLVLVAIPCLYSTFVSLLVTIKIFNLSFCGHNIIRHFYCDSLPLVSLLCSDTLEIKLIILALAAFDLISSLLIVVLSYILITASILRLSSAEDRHKAFSTCGSHLTVVVVFYNAVRKFLSTTSFCHPFEETTVEMQNVDSSVLQIENINADPRVVKINVNKE from the exons ATGGACAAACACAATCTAACAGTGCCAAATGAATTCATTCTGACGGGAATCACAGACCGCCCAGAGCTGCAGGCGCCATTGTTCGGGCTGTTCCTCATCATCTACATGATCTCAGTGGTGGGCAACTtgggcatcatcatcctcaccaagatGGACTCCAGGCTACaaacacccatgtacttttttctcagacagctggctatcactgatcttgGTTATTCAACAGCCGTGGGACCAAAAATGTTGGCAAATTTCATTGTAGATGAAAATACTATCTCCTGTTATTTTTGTGCTACACAGCTAGTTTTTGTTATCATGTTCATAACTagtgaattttttattctgtcagcaatgtcctacgaccgctatgtggccatctgtaaccctTTGTGCTACACAATCATCATGTCACAAAGGGCGTGTTTGGTGCTTGTTGCAATCCCCTGTCTCTACAGCACATTTGTTTCTCTCCTGGTcaccataaagatttttaatttatccttctgTGGTCACAATATCATCaggcatttctactgtgacaGTCTCCCCTTGGTATCTTTGCTCTGCTCAGACACACTTGAAATCAAGTTGATCATTCTTGCCTTAGCAGCTTTTGATCTGATTTCATCCCTCCTAATAGTTGTTCTTTCATACATACTCATAACTGCATCCATTCTCAGACTGAGTTCAGCTGAGGACaggcacaaggccttctccacctgtggatcccacctgactgtggtggtggtgttct ATAATGCAGTAAGAAAGTTTTTAAGCACAACTTCATTTTGTCATCCATTTGAAGAGACCACTGTAGAAATGCAGAACGTTGACAGTTCTGTTTTACAGATAGAGAATATTAATGCAGATCCCCGTGTGGTAAAAATCAACGTTAACAAAGAGTAA